The genomic window TCGGTCCTGTCATTCAAAGAAGATGGAGAACGGCACAGAGGGCAAGAACTTCTACATCCCCATGAACAACAGGACGGGGCTTGTGAGGAGTCCTTTTGAGTATCCACAGTACTACCTTGGAGATCCAATCCTGTTCAAACTGCTGGCTGCCTACATGTTTTTCCTGATCTGCACTGGCTTCCCCATCAACGCTCTGACTCTGGTGGTCACAGCTCAGAACAAGAAGCTGCGGCAACCTCTCAACTTTATCCTGGTCAACCTGGCTGTGGCTGGACTGATCATGGTCTGCTTTGGGTTCACCATCACCTTTGTAACTGCCATCAATGGCTACTTCGTTTTCGGACCATTGGGCTGTGCCGTTGAGGGATTCATGGCCACTTTGGGAGGTGTGAACTAGGTTTTAGTTTTGTAACAcaacattttattgtctttgtcatggaaataaatgttttccatATTTTGCAGTTTTGCGAGCAACAATCATAACCAgattttctttaatttgcttACAGGTCAAGTTGCTCTCTGGTCTCTGGTGGTTCTGGCTGTTGAGAGATACATTGTTGTCTGCAAACCCATGGGAAGCTTCAAGTTCACTGGAACTCACGCAGGAGTTGGAGTTGCTTTCACCTGGATCATGGCTATGTCTTGTGCTGCCCCTCCACTGGGTGGCTGGTCCAGGTAATTCAAATATATCTTCACCAAACTGAAACTTTGCATGAAACTACACCCCAAATAgggcaaaagaagaaaaaaatcataacttctcagaaaaaagaaacaaaatctcAGACTCAAAATCCtcagaaatatatatatcttataagtgattttttttagcaaaacaGATATTGAGGGCTTAATATTTTAACCACAGACAGTAGAAAAACATGGATGTTGCATTGGTGACATCTCTCACTGGTTTCTGCAGCTTTATTTTGTCTGGGCAAGGATGAGCAGGAAGGTCAAACTGACTCTAATAGACTTAGACCCTTATTGCATCATtcgcacaaacaaacaaggatCAAGACTTTAATcttttatgaaaacaaatacTCTATACTTTGTGAAAGAAGTTTAGACATCTGACTAAAATGCTTTGAATTGGCAAAACTAGTAACTAGTAAAAACTTGTAACCCTAAAAGTTGTAATTCTCAAGATAGTTTTCAAGGCGGAATGAGTTCATAACTGAAACCTAGAACAGTCTGACACAATCTGAATCTCTCATTCTTGCTTCAGTCCTTCTTCTGCACACTCATCGCACTTCTTGAAATGCACAGCAGGTTTCCTTCTCTGCTCTCATTTATTGTACAGTATTGACTGATTGTGtaacagctgctctctgctgacCTGCCTGTATTCTCACACACAGGTACATCCCTGAGGGTCTGCAGTGTTCTTGTGGACCTGACTACTACACTCTGGCCCCAAGCTACAACAACGAGTCATATGTCATGTACATGTTCATCTGCCACTTCTGTGTTCCAGTTGGCACCATCTTCTTTACGTATGGAAGCCTTGTGCTGACAGTCAAAGCTGTAAGTCTTATTTTCTAACTGTGCATTACTATAAATAGTATTGTCCTAGTCTATGTAGGGTCGCAGGGCTTTTTTGTTAATCCTCACTTTACCATCCTCATACATATATAAAGTCACCTGTACATTGCCTTTAATAAATACCTCCCACATTGCCCACTTTTGTTATAAGGAGGagtattttttgctgttttgctgtGCTTTAAAGTATCTTTAAAGTGCACAAAATcactaaataaatatttattacagttttgCAAAGTATTACATCAGCTTTCTTTAAAACAGTAAATACTAGATAATCTACTTTTAATTAGATTGCTAATTTAATTGCTAAAGACTTGTAAGTTTGGTGAGAAGATTAAACATTTAAGACATAGACTGCTGTTTCTGATGTTGAGTACACATCTTTCTAACCTCCTTCCTGCTCTTCTCTTCAACACATttcaggcagcagctcagcagcagGACTCAGCATCCACCCAGAAAGCTGAGAAAGAGGTGACACGTATGTGCGTCCTGATGGTTATTGGATTCTTGGTGGCCTGGACTCCATATGCCAGCTTTGCTGCATGGATCTTCTTTAACAAGGGAGCTGCATTCTCAGCTACAGCCATGGCTATCCCTGCTTTCTTCTCAAAGAGCTCAGCATTGTTCAACCCAATCATCTATGTGCTGATGAACAAACAGGTCAGTTTGTTGCTGAGCTGTAGCAACTGTCACTGTAGAAACTGATTCTCCTTTAAGGGAACAAAGGATTTCTCTTTCTGATATGTCACCctttaaaaaaagtcttgaaaAAGTTGAAActattaatgattaataaattgattattAACCCTTTATAGATCAGATCTCTTATCTAACCTCTGTACCTGTTCTCCTTTTCAGTTCCGTAATTGCATGCTCACCACAGTTGGAATGGGTGGTATGGTTGAGGATGAGACCTCAGTATCAACCAGCAAGACAGAAGTATCCACTGCGTCTTAAGGATAATTTTTTCACTACTCCGGAAATCCTCCTTCCTGATGTCTTCCTGATTCTGAATGGCTGTCTTGAAATGGAAATAAGCAAATGGACACAAGCGAATGATCTTTTTGGCAACAAATGGGAATAAATCAAAGAAAACATGCCAGTGACAGCATTTCAGCATTTCTGTGCAGATTCTTAATTTCTGTATGtctgtgatttaaaaaacaaaacaaaactggacTCATATAAACCACAGCTTCAACCACAGAGTTATTGTTTGGATCTCTCACGAACAGGATCAAGCAAAACATTGTGAAACACAGCCTGAAGTGTTTTCTTGTCACAAATGATGATAACTGATGCTTGTGATATGTTTGAATGGGTGAGTGGATGAAAATCACCTTTGTATATTTATGACAGGTTAGCATGTTTGTTGGCCTCTGTCataatattctgtatatattttataaacaaaaaaagtgtagAAAAGAGTTATTAAATGCATGCATGAAAAGACTTCTTGgttgttgttttgcattttaacatttcaatttaTGCTTGGTTTCACTTGGAAACTGTAGAATCAATGATTCCTTTCTACCTGCAGCCGGCCTACACATGGGCATGAACCACTGATCTGTATTTAGCAGTATCAGCTACATATAATTCTTAAATAGGTGGCAAAGGACAAAGCGAAGGTGtcgatattgtaaccctagttctataagcacaggcggAGCCCTCCACTGGACTCTATGgataatactctcctccaatcacataAACATACTTGCCCACAGAGGTTTGCATAAATGTAGCTGGTCAATCAGGACGTGTCTACCTGAATATGTGTGGAGCCCACAGTTTAAAGGGAGCATTCCTGCTCTCCAACATCACACAACCTCTTCAGCGAGCGGTGTGGGAATGGCAGGGCTTGTAGGTGGAGGGCTCCGCCTGTGCTAATAGAGCTAAggttacaatatcgtaaccTTCATTCtgtctcacacaggctccaccttccactggactctatgggtacaGTTGGTGGAGCCTGATGAATGAATGCCCTGCCATGACAACCCAGCTCCACTGATCCTTACTGGCTAAAGGTTAGTCACAGAGACGTAGTGGGCCCCAGCCAACGCAGATACTATACCACTGAACTGGGTGAGGCCATGGCCTAACTTTGCAGGGGTCTACTGTCATACAACAAACCCTCTGCACACCTCATTCCCTGGGTCGTCAAGGAGCACGGGAAAAATGCAGGTGTTTCATACCCAGAGGGGGGGTCAGGTGAAATACAACTGACACACATCCATCTTTTTCACCAGTCTTGGGTCAATTCAGCGAACACAGACTGTGAAAAGGAGCCTGACATGTTTAAGAGATAACCGTATGAATGGAAAAGGCATAGACCACGATGATGCTGTGCATATGTTCTTGACACTCATCCCACTAAACAAGACCACCGACACTGCCACGCTGCATGTGGAGTGTGCGTGGAACACAGTGGGAGGGTCTTTTCCCGTCTGCCTATAGACTTGGGAGATGCACCCACAAAGTCACCTAGCAAGACATTTCTTAGATGGGGCTTTTCCAGCCACATGGGGATTGTGCGTTCAACATAACATGCTAACGCGCGAACAGGGCAAAGCAGCCTCAATGTCTCTCGCATGGGGTGGAGGGCAAAATGCATGCAGCTGAATAACCCTCTACCTGAAAGAAGGCCATATATTCGTTGGAACAAAGGATGGATTTGGTCTGAGAGTAGCTCAACTGCAGTCACCGCGAAGCAGCACGCAGCTGGGGTGAACTGACAGGACGCTCCACTCATACACTCTCTCAGCTGAGGTCAgagcaagcagcaaagctgtcttgaGTGGGTGCActgtatgggagaaaaacattgtgaagtgcCCCTCCTTTGAAGAACATGAGATACTGTGCCCTATAAGATGCCCTTACGATGGAGTAAACTGGCCTTTATGGTATAAATTAATGTATCCTTAATGTAGGTTGACCATTAGGAAAATAAAGCATCCTTAAACACATTCTGTAGCTGACATTAGAGTTTTAATCAACCACCAAAACAGGACAGGAACAGGACAGTTAGATCTTCAGAAAATATCACTGATGTGATCTTGACCAATGTCCAATGATTGTACACCCCTGAGTCAGGAGTCAGGAGAAAAATCATTGCAGTCCAGTCCAGTCATGTTTAATAGAGTCTATTCCATCTTCTCCCCTCTGGTGGGTGCTAGAGAGCACTGTatgccaaaacaaacagacacaagatgagcatttttatttgtaatctttatATTGATAAATGGTTCAATGGCTGCATAAAAGTGATATTCATACTTCATGGACAGGTGTCCCGTgtggaaatgcttaacatattaaaacatgattCTTATATAGCCAttatgtggtcagttattagATGTTTTGGCTAATGACTCATGAACCGTGAGGTGTGGTAAGACAATAGTTGCAGTGTGTTCCTTGGATGAAGCTGACTGATATAGGCTACGCCCATTTGCACCtggccattttggattttttggtaAACACAAGTTACATGTGAAGTGTTTAGTCTCTTTAGGTTTTAATAAtctcatgttttaatgttttacaagCTTAAACCTGAAAAACGTGCATACACGATGTGTTATGTTGCTGATGGGATTGCCACATCAGGAAAACGCTCATATGGGCAGTTTTTGAAAGTAAGTAGCCTACATATACTCAAGTAGCCTAATGtgtttaaatacaatttaaatataTGCTTCTTTAAAGCCTACctcaattaattttctgcatgcagggggaaatattgtatttccagtcagttacatttatttgacagctgtagtttgCGATTactttttcataaaaataatgtgataatatattatgtattgTTATAGATTAGTGCCCAATAGGAAGGTAAATAAGTAACTCAAATGCTGCCACCATGTTAATGCAtcatatagtaataataatccaataatatgaTATTTATAACTATATAACACTGAGGGGGATTATTCAAAATTTTGTTGATAGTACTTATGAACTGCAGGACTATTACTTTTATTAAAGTACTTTTACATGtggtattagtacttttacattaataaagcatctgagtacttcctccaCTACTGCATATAAGTTTTTTGGCAGGCACTGTGTGATTACTTGTTGAAAAAAGGACTTGATCCATGTTTCTGTTACCCCTGTATTTTCCGATAAAGATACAATACTAATTTCCCaacctcctcttttcctcccttgTAGATTTTGTATTGGTACAGTAGGTGCCAGTAAGTATATTTACTACCTACCCTATATTGCAGGCTGTAATCAAAATTTCTAATTAATGATCAAGATCAAGAGATTTATTGCCATTTATCACAGGTACAGAACAGTACAGGTACATTGGAATTCTTGTGCATAACTCATTGAgtcagatttaaaaaacaggCAAAGAAAGTCAGTTAAAAGCgcagcataaaaaataaacaaataatagatacactgtatataaaaatacacaatatgaataaatacacacTATCCACactatataaaaatacacactatGAATTGTTGCACAATAATTGCACCATGAACtgaatttttgcacaaaacaaaacaacctaATGGACTAAGGACTGGGGAAAAAACTCTGCATGACAGAGACCCGCAGAGTGAAAGGGGGTGAGATAGGTGAATACTACATCCCAGTCCATAAAGTGTGAGAGTGTTGTGAGGTGTTAAGTGTCCATGGTGTGAATAGTGAACAGTGGCTGTAAAAAAGCTGTTGTAGAAGTGTGCCTGTGAGTGGTGATGCTCTCTGGCCTGTGGTGTCTCAGGTTGTATCCTGTGTTATTCCACCTGAACACAGAGTGAGCTGGGTGGTGTTGATCACTAAGGATGCTCCATGTGTCCATGGAAGGGAGGTCAGAGCCCATGattctctctgcagttttcatgaCTTGAAGAGATTTCCTCTCAGTGATGCTGTTGGTAAGAACGCTCTCAATGAGTCCTCTGCAGGCCTGGGTGAGGGGCTATGCCAGCCTTCTTTAGCAGCCTGATGAAATAAAGCAGCAAGAATGTTTGTAATGCTATTataaacaattataaaaaaaggcttttattaACGTTCTTAAGCAATCAATAAACTGTTAACAAGTTTCTTATAAGTGCTTATAGATGTCTTATAACTTAAcaataaacatgtttgtgaTGCTATTATAAGCACTTCTGTCTTATTAACacataataatgttaataagcATCTTTATAAGGACTCATAAGGGCATATTATCTATTAACTAACACTTGTGTtaccagctgctgctgtgctttctTCACTGTTGTCAGAGTGTTTTTGGCCCAGCTCAGGTTTTTTGACCTGTGATGGCCCACAAACTTGTGACTGTCAACCTGCTCCACCTCAGGTCTGTTTTTAAGGAAATCCAAAATCCAGTTACAGGTGGGTGTTGCAACTCCAAGGTCTGCCAACTTCACACTAAGTAATGATTGTTAATAAATCACCATATTTTAATGTAAGTCCATATTTTAATGCTTGGTTGACAGGGGTATTTCAAAACCCCACTGATTTCTAAATGACCTTCAGTTTGCTTggtttaaagataaaaatacatttaaagctTATTTGTTGTGATTCTGAAAATAAAGGTAATGTATATGGGACTTCCTACACATGAAAAGCTGCTGTTCAGTTTTGACCTTTCATTGTTCACTTGTACACACTGTCAGATATTAAAAGGGCACCATGAGGGAAGGACATTGAGTAATGTGTTGCTTTGAGTCTGAAATATGTGCAAACTCACTCCTCTTACTCGATCTACTGTCCTCCTGTAACTATACGAAACACTACACACAATCCAGCACATCAATCCACAGTTGTCACCTCTATGGCTTTCACATTCTCCtatctttattatatttttctctccctaCTGTCCCTATTTTATATTAATACCAACATTCAAATCCAATCAGTGAATTTAATGTAAGctcatttaatcttttatctatttttagaATAATAAAGCCTCTGCATCCAATATGCTCACTTTCCTGTGTCTTTGTTAAACACCAATAAGACATGCAACACCCTTGTGTTGTAATCCCCGTTAAGTGGATTAACCTGATCTAGCTTTACCACACACCTTTTCGTCTCAGTGTGACTTGACGCCGTCATAATCAGGTAACCCTGATGACATGATCCTAAGGTGCCTTGCGTGGGCTTTATACCATCTGTAGACAGGATGAGGAGGAATGTATCAGCACCATTTTAGGGAGCATTTGGTCAGCCAGATAAGCTCCAAACAACATGAGAAACATAAGCTTCTCTGAGTTTCATTAAATACCTTAAAAGCTGCTGATGCCTTTTTTCATGGCACGATGTTTGAAAAGAACTGgatataacaaaacattttcatgcatacatttatttatctatgctgtttttatatgtacAATGTTGACAATTCATGATGACCAACTCAGCAAATGACACAAATAGAGTTTTACATTGTATGTAGTTGCTCATTTTGAAAACACAGTATAAAATGTTTCCCCACTGatgtacaaaaaaacatctttaggAGGTACTGTGGGATTCAAACTATATGTTCTTTCAGGATGATGGGTAGATTCAATGGTGCCAAATAACTcaaacatttcagggatagcTTTGCTTCTGACGGTAGAGAGAGTCAAAGTGAGCATCCACATACCTGTATTCTCAAATCTTACATTATTTGCATTGATTTCAAATTCACATTcgacatgacaaaaactttcCAGCATCCGTCAAGTAAAAGGTGAGAAAAATTCAGTTCATGAGTTGGTTCCTGGAGCTGTTCATCACCGGTCAAGTGGTTCAGACATCCCTGAACTTCACTCAGTCCACATTGAGGATTATTCCAGAtcaaagagacagaagaaaggaAAATGTCCAGGTATAAGAAAATGTCTCCATATTTACGCAGTGGACACTTCTGTCTTGCTGGTAGAAACTGAGGTCTCATCCTCTACCATGCCGCCCATTCCAATAGTGCTCAGCATGCAGTTACGGAACtggaaaagaaagtaaaaaagatATTGAAATAACATGCACGTAATAATCACCATGGTGGGtacaaacacttaaaaatgagaAGATAAGAACTTTATATGAACTAACCTGTTTGTTCATCA from Thunnus maccoyii chromosome 3, fThuMac1.1, whole genome shotgun sequence includes these protein-coding regions:
- the LOC121894175 gene encoding green-sensitive opsin-like, producing the protein MENGTEGKNFYIPMNNRTGLVRSPFEYPQYYLGDPILFKLLAAYMFFLICTGFPINALTLVVTAQNKKLRQPLNFILVNLAVAGLIMVCFGFTITFVTAINGYFVFGPLGCAVEGFMATLGGQVALWSLVVLAVERYIVVCKPMGSFKFTGTHAGVGVAFTWIMAMSCAAPPLGGWSRYIPEGLQCSCGPDYYTLAPSYNNESYVMYMFICHFCVPVGTIFFTYGSLVLTVKAAAAQQQDSASTQKAEKEVTRMCVLMVIGFLVAWTPYASFAAWIFFNKGAAFSATAMAIPAFFSKSSALFNPIIYVLMNKQFRNCMLTTVGMGGMVEDETSVSTSKTEVSTAS